A stretch of Longimicrobium sp. DNA encodes these proteins:
- a CDS encoding biotin/lipoyl-containing protein, translated as MRYYVTIGDRTVEVDLTGHQPVVDGTPVEAQMQLLPGTPVRTLLVDGRSYTLSARPGDRRGRWELALGGDRFRVEAVDERTRAIREMTGGADTEADRTVAAPMPGLVVKIEVEVGQQVKAGQGVIVVEAMKMENELKAPADGVVAKILVQERQTVEKGAPLIVLE; from the coding sequence ATGCGCTACTACGTGACGATCGGCGACCGCACCGTGGAGGTGGACCTCACCGGGCACCAGCCCGTGGTGGACGGCACCCCCGTCGAGGCGCAGATGCAGCTCCTGCCGGGCACGCCCGTGCGCACCCTGCTGGTGGACGGGCGCTCCTACACGCTCTCCGCCCGCCCCGGCGACCGGCGCGGCCGCTGGGAGCTGGCGCTGGGCGGCGACCGCTTCCGCGTGGAGGCGGTGGACGAGCGCACCCGCGCCATCCGCGAGATGACCGGCGGCGCCGACACGGAGGCCGACAGGACCGTCGCCGCGCCGATGCCCGGGCTGGTGGTGAAGATCGAGGTCGAGGTGGGCCAGCAGGTGAAGGCCGGCCAGGGCGTGATCGTGGTCGAGGCGATGAAGATGGAGAACGAGCTGAAGGCCCCCGCCGACGGCGTCGTCGCGAAGATCCTGGTCCAGGAGCGCCAGACCGTCGAGAAAGGCGCCCCCCTTATCGTCCTGGAGTAG
- a CDS encoding thiamine pyrophosphate-dependent dehydrogenase E1 component subunit alpha: MANRTTTKRAAAAIPHGLTREQLLEMYRLVRLTRALEEKLETLFRQSKVVGGLFRSLGQEGESVASAYALRRRADGTGDVLSPLIRNLGSMLTIGATPGEVVRQYMAKGDSPARGKELNIHFTDFERGFIGQISPLGDLVPVMAGVTLTFKQRGEDRVGMVYIGDGATSTGAFHEGVNFAAVQRCPLVVVVENNGWAYSTPTRLQTAAKAFVDKAAGYGIAGEQVDGNDMLAVYGAAKRAVDRARSGGGVTLLEVMTYRRKGHAQHDSQSYVDPSEVEHWATTNDPVDRYVAALTQNRWASTAELAAIDAEIDRELDAVIAEAEKSPLPEPDEARTEVTGDGPVSAPWFRHDPPDPTKA; the protein is encoded by the coding sequence ATGGCGAACCGAACCACGACGAAGCGCGCCGCCGCCGCGATCCCCCACGGGCTCACGCGCGAGCAGCTGCTGGAGATGTACCGCCTGGTGCGGCTCACCCGCGCGCTGGAGGAGAAGCTCGAGACGCTCTTCCGCCAGAGCAAGGTCGTGGGCGGCCTCTTCCGCTCGCTGGGGCAGGAGGGCGAGTCGGTGGCCAGCGCCTACGCGCTCCGCCGCCGCGCCGACGGCACCGGCGACGTGCTGAGCCCCCTCATCCGCAACCTGGGCTCCATGCTCACCATCGGGGCCACGCCGGGCGAGGTGGTGCGCCAGTACATGGCCAAGGGCGACAGTCCCGCGCGCGGCAAGGAGCTCAACATCCACTTCACCGACTTCGAGCGCGGCTTCATCGGCCAGATCTCGCCGCTGGGCGACCTGGTGCCGGTGATGGCGGGCGTCACGCTCACCTTCAAGCAGCGCGGGGAAGACCGCGTCGGCATGGTCTACATCGGCGACGGCGCCACCTCCACCGGCGCCTTCCACGAAGGCGTCAACTTCGCCGCCGTGCAGCGCTGCCCCCTCGTCGTCGTCGTCGAGAACAACGGCTGGGCGTACTCGACGCCCACGCGGCTGCAGACGGCCGCGAAGGCGTTCGTGGACAAGGCGGCCGGCTACGGCATCGCCGGCGAGCAGGTGGACGGCAACGACATGCTGGCCGTCTACGGAGCCGCGAAGCGCGCGGTGGACCGGGCCCGCTCCGGCGGCGGCGTCACCCTGCTGGAGGTGATGACGTACCGCCGCAAGGGCCACGCGCAGCACGACTCGCAGAGCTACGTCGACCCCTCCGAGGTCGAGCACTGGGCCACCACCAACGACCCCGTCGACCGCTACGTGGCCGCGCTCACCCAGAACCGCTGGGCGAGCACCGCCGAGCTGGCCGCGATCGACGCCGAGATCGACCGCGAGCTGGACGCCGTGATCGCCGAGGCGGAGAAGTCGCCGCTCCCCGAGCCCGACGAGGCGCGCACCGAGGTCACCGGCGACGGCCCCGTGAGCGCGCCGTGGTTCCGCCACGACCCCCCCGACCCCACGAAGGCCTGA
- a CDS encoding dihydrolipoamide acetyltransferase family protein yields MARVDVPMPQMGESIAEGTVSRWIKKVGDAVQRDEPILEISTDKVDAEIPSPVGGVLAEILVQEGTTVEVGTIVARIETEAGAAATAGAAPSSGVPGEKQTQVPEAAVGQAEAPAPTAASAPATAAASTASAPPAPATVGAGASSSDASPNGGPQTAEERLRTRSTPLVRKIAAEHGVEISAVQGTGRAGRVTKEDILRYVEERKAAPAAAGAGTTAAPPPAGRPAAPARPAYEGEGFPWEEFHTHAEHPAVAAGPNDRVEPMSRMTQLIAQNMVLSRRISAHVHSYFEVDYSRVDQVRAKNRRVWEEQGVKITYTHFIAWAVARALREHPKLNASLSTNEIIYRADVNLGIAVALENGLIVPVVRNADELSLVGLAKRVNDIATRARNKQLKPEEVQGGTFTITNPGIFGTTIGFPIISQPQVAILGVGGVEMRPAVVTDEYGSHAIVPRKRGYLSLGYDHRLVNGADGDQFLARVKQLLETFPEQA; encoded by the coding sequence ATGGCCCGTGTAGACGTACCGATGCCGCAGATGGGCGAGTCGATCGCCGAGGGCACCGTCTCCCGGTGGATCAAGAAGGTCGGAGACGCCGTCCAGCGCGACGAGCCGATCCTGGAGATCTCCACCGACAAGGTCGACGCCGAGATCCCCTCGCCCGTGGGCGGCGTCCTGGCCGAGATCCTGGTGCAGGAGGGCACCACGGTCGAGGTGGGCACCATCGTCGCCCGCATCGAGACCGAGGCCGGCGCCGCGGCGACCGCCGGGGCCGCGCCGTCGTCCGGCGTCCCCGGCGAGAAGCAGACGCAGGTCCCCGAGGCCGCCGTCGGCCAGGCCGAGGCCCCCGCGCCCACCGCCGCGTCCGCCCCGGCCACGGCCGCCGCGTCGACCGCATCGGCCCCGCCCGCGCCGGCCACCGTCGGCGCCGGCGCCTCCTCGTCCGACGCGTCGCCCAACGGCGGGCCGCAGACGGCCGAGGAGCGGCTGCGCACCCGCTCCACGCCGCTGGTGCGCAAGATCGCCGCGGAGCACGGCGTCGAGATCTCGGCGGTGCAGGGGACCGGCCGCGCGGGCCGCGTCACCAAGGAAGACATCCTCCGCTACGTCGAGGAGCGGAAGGCCGCCCCGGCCGCCGCCGGCGCGGGGACCACGGCCGCGCCGCCGCCCGCCGGGCGCCCCGCCGCCCCCGCGCGCCCCGCGTACGAGGGCGAGGGCTTCCCGTGGGAGGAGTTCCACACCCACGCCGAGCACCCGGCGGTGGCCGCGGGGCCCAACGACCGCGTGGAGCCGATGAGCCGCATGACGCAGCTCATCGCGCAGAACATGGTGCTGTCGCGGCGCATCTCCGCGCACGTGCACTCGTACTTCGAGGTCGACTACTCCCGCGTCGACCAGGTGCGCGCCAAGAACCGGCGCGTGTGGGAGGAGCAGGGCGTCAAGATCACCTACACCCACTTCATCGCCTGGGCGGTGGCGCGGGCGCTGCGCGAGCACCCGAAGCTCAACGCCTCGCTCTCGACGAACGAGATCATCTACCGCGCCGACGTGAACCTGGGGATCGCGGTGGCGCTGGAGAACGGCCTCATCGTCCCCGTCGTCAGGAACGCCGACGAGCTGTCGCTGGTGGGCCTCGCCAAGCGGGTGAACGACATCGCCACCCGCGCGCGCAACAAGCAGCTCAAGCCCGAAGAGGTGCAGGGCGGCACCTTCACCATCACCAACCCGGGGATCTTCGGCACCACCATCGGCTTCCCGATCATCAGCCAGCCGCAGGTGGCCATCCTGGGCGTGGGCGGCGTGGAGATGCGCCCCGCCGTGGTCACCGACGAGTACGGCAGCCACGCCATTGTGCCGCGCAAGCGGGGCTACCTCTCGCTCGGCTACGACCACCGCCTGGTCAACGGCGCCGACGGCGACCAGTTCCTGGCGCGCGTCAAGCAGCTCCTGGAGACCTTCCCCGAGCAGGCCTGA
- a CDS encoding alpha-ketoacid dehydrogenase subunit beta: MATATLSTEKPEHVRLTEQGKPVTLLEAIREGLWEEMERDERVFLMGEDIGVYGGAFKVTEGFLDRFGELRVVDTPISEIGFTGAAAGAAHMGMRPVVEMQFIDFISCAYDMITNYVATSRYRGSGACPMVIRGPSGGFVRGGPFHSQNPEAAFFHTPGLKIVYPSTARDAKGLIKAAVRDDDPVLFFEHKWLYRRPQLREVLPSEDYTVPIGKARTHREGKDLTIVTYAAMVHKSQEAAEVLEKEDGLDVEIIDLRTILPLDEDAIVASVKKTNRLLVVHEDTRTGGIAGEIAMRVNEKAFEWLDAPVLRVTAIDAPIPYSPPLEDYFLPQTEDVVKAARHLANY, from the coding sequence ATGGCGACCGCGACGCTGAGCACCGAGAAGCCCGAGCACGTGCGCCTCACCGAGCAGGGGAAGCCCGTCACCCTGCTGGAGGCGATCCGCGAGGGGCTGTGGGAAGAGATGGAGCGCGACGAGCGCGTGTTCCTGATGGGCGAGGACATCGGCGTCTACGGCGGCGCCTTCAAGGTCACCGAGGGGTTCCTGGACCGCTTCGGCGAGCTGCGCGTGGTCGACACCCCCATCAGCGAGATCGGCTTCACCGGCGCCGCCGCGGGGGCCGCGCACATGGGGATGCGCCCGGTGGTGGAGATGCAGTTCATCGACTTCATCTCCTGCGCCTACGACATGATCACCAACTACGTGGCGACCTCGCGCTACCGCGGCTCCGGCGCGTGCCCCATGGTGATCCGCGGCCCCTCGGGCGGCTTCGTGCGGGGCGGGCCGTTCCACTCGCAGAACCCCGAGGCGGCCTTCTTCCACACCCCGGGCCTCAAGATCGTCTACCCCTCCACCGCGCGCGACGCCAAGGGTCTCATCAAGGCCGCCGTGCGCGACGACGACCCGGTGCTCTTCTTCGAGCACAAGTGGCTCTACCGCCGCCCGCAGCTGCGCGAGGTGCTCCCCAGCGAGGACTACACGGTCCCCATCGGCAAGGCGCGCACGCACCGCGAGGGGAAGGACCTCACCATCGTCACCTACGCGGCGATGGTGCACAAGAGCCAGGAGGCCGCCGAGGTGCTGGAGAAGGAAGACGGCCTGGACGTGGAGATCATCGACCTGCGCACGATCCTCCCGCTCGACGAGGACGCCATCGTCGCGAGCGTGAAGAAGACCAACCGCCTGCTGGTCGTGCACGAGGACACCCGCACCGGCGGGATCGCGGGCGAGATCGCCATGCGGGTGAACGAGAAGGCGTTCGAGTGGCTCGACGCGCCGGTGCTGCGGGTGACCGCCATCGACGCCCCGATCCCCTACTCGCCGCCGCTGGAGGACTACTTCCTGCCGCAGACCGAGGACGTGGTGAAGGCCGCGCGGCACCTGGCGAACTACTAG